The DNA region ccctacaggagtggatttcaacatgccagtaattgcacgggcctgtcaCTTGCTTAATAAATTATTCGGCCTGACGTGAACTAACTAATTACATAAAATAGTTAACTAAATCCAACTACAGTATGATCAGCATCACTGCCACATTGTTTACCATCACCAGAACGCCTCACTGTCTGCCTTGGGCCACCGATCATGATTATGGATTGGGTTTAAACAGATTCAATACTCTCTCTAACCATCAACAATCAACATGATTTCACCATCATGCCCAGATCTCCCCTACAGTCAGAAGATGAGAGCGCGTGTAGAGTGAGCAGCGAGGCGTGGGAGCAGCGCCTACTCGAGGCAGAAGTCCTGGACCAAACAAGGTCGATTATGGATGGCTGGCGTGCAGAAGAGTCGTCCTTGGAGCCAGACCTAGATTCTCTTTGTTTCTACGAATCATTGGTGGCGGCATTTCACCTTGGAGATGTACCATTGGTGAAGTACTTCTTGGAAGAAGGAGTCCAAATAACTTATACACTGAGCCGTGATGCTCTCAGTGGTGCGGTACCAGAGAACAAGAGACCAGAGATCCCTGAAAGTTTGTACCGACATGGGTGGGATCTCAATCAAAAGTCACCATGGCGTTTTACAATCTTGAGGTGCAAGACTCTACTTTCcttccctttcctttccAGGTATACTGATTAAGCCTGCAGCGATTCTGTCAAGAATAAAGGAGCAGTTCGATGGCTGCTTGATCACGGAGCAGATTCAAATCCAATAACACCCATCTATTGTGTCCCGATCAGCATTGCTGCCAAGGACGCCTCTCTGGACACCATCAAACTGTTACTTGAACGGGGTGCTGATCCCACCAGAAGCATTGCTCTGAGATACGCGATCATGAGAGATGATGAACACTGGAAGACTGTGATAGAGACACTCCTTGATCATGGTTGTGGTATTAATGACTCCAACAGCTTTGGTATAAGCCACAGAGGAAGGCCTCGTATAGATCCAGGGACTGTACTGCATTCTGCTGCCTTATGGAACCGCCATCATATGATCCCGTTCCTGCTGGAAAAAGGTGCTGATCCGTTGAAGGTTACTGAGACGGGACTTACGCCTGCGCAGTATGCCTTGGAAAACGGCAGTGAGGAAGCCGCGAGTATTTTGGCTGAGAAAGAGAGACAATCCAATGCCCGGCAGGGAGAAGTATAGGAAGCCCATATTCTAAAATGAAACAAACGATTGTTTTGTAACATCAGTCAAAAGGTGACCAAGGCTATTATTGACCCCTACAAATCATTAGATGGATCCGCGGATGGTATATACAGagtatattattattattattgttgttgttcatacacgcatctgtcagccctataggccgagtggcggcaggtcctgcggggcggccgggtaagccgccgtaatggtaatCGCTATGTATACTGTCGCTTTTCTGCACTTCtcctgatatgttattccgcatgttgtatgccccgtgctgctgcttttgtactgctgttcccgtGGCCGCGAGGCcccatgggcttgttggatactgcCTTGTTTCCGTCCCTACTTTTGCAAGCGCACAACCCTGGCTGCGCTATACTGCCAGGTGATTCCTGCCCGTTGtcgtgactcggtatgtggttggtagagacTGGAACTGGCTTAGAAGAcctgtctcaagcatgaaTCGCACcgccttcggtaccaggtctggccgaGTTAGGTAAGctcggtaatccagctcccgccttgacccctgtgtaagaaGGCGTATCCGTGGTCCTGCCTGATtggtacagtggaggagaacatggcgtgtaTCTTGAAGGCCGCGTCCGCACGAGCATTCGGTTGATTCCATAGCtttaaaggtaccaagataactggccagcgcaatcttcccagtttgcatttgaatgaggacggATGTAGCAGCTCTCtgtaggccttggtatagctgcattggtgcttttgagggttccTTCCATGACCAGGGAGCCAGCATAGCTGTACATTCCAGCTGTGTTCCTGTAGCTGAGACGTGGTGTTACAGAACTCgctgtatcagcctcacgtgatgatacagagttaagacaggctcattggataacagctgatggagaatatgcaagaaggaacagggatcaaattgatattcggcgtattggcacctgatgatcacgtgtttcacgtgatatgcaaggagtatactaatatacaagacggatgttataccatcagcctggtataggtatacaagtatactatgagaacatcataccaggagaaggaaggatatataaggacactcattcatgtacttagcttagttcttcgcgatcaatctagttaatcaagcattggttaccttctagtttctgactcgtccgcacttaaccaacaacccagtatacgtactcggttggccttgtttctctattcgattacctttaccgtttctacttgttgattatcttacggagcctggagggggcgatatacccatcaacgcatacgacataccgaaccggacccggaggggcattgagcatacgattacttgggagacacttagggtaagtgtccagtctcgaaatacaactaactagaaccctaggtacgatacgagagaagccggGTTGTGACACGTGGTCTGTGTGATTCCTCGCAGGATATATTGGgcagaagaccttcctggggctgaacacgcttgaattgccgcctgattgtctgtaaatatgattgctgtataggtCCGATGGGAatgttgtgatgtcggtccaaatgtgttgcatatttggatgagagccatctctatgccttgcagttccgctgcatatacagtgtgagtagctggggagccaatgcgAACTGCCTGGTGCCCTAggggtgaaaccactgctgctccaactccctgttctgtcaagctggcatctgtgtatgcaatgatgtcagcaCCCCTATGTAAGGCGGCTTGGTGGgctgctaaggcatcttcccgagtttctgctatgtgggattccagacctgaccaccatggtgaggccacatgtgggtgtataacctccagtctgttctgaggGATTGCAATTCGCTGTCCCCACCGTTCCAGTGGTGATGTCAGAGGGTCGTGGTCTGGGCTGTAAGACGGTCCTTATATTGCCTTTCAGACCATAAGCTGCAATCTGCCTGACGGGGTTTTGGATACTCGGATTGAGACCAGCGCCTTAGAACTTTTTTCTGGTTATTTGAAATAGACTGATAAGGCATTTTTGACTCCTTCAAACGGAGTGGGCGGTTTACTTGATAATTCGATAATCCCAAGAATTCAGGCGATAAtcgaaaatatcgaaattTGTGTGGTTTTGTATGGGAAAATAATTATTACAGCCGATTCTTATCAAATTAGCATGATATCGATTTATAGAGTATCGAATTAAAGAGACTTGACTGTAATATGAACAGAGGCATACCTTCGAGGTGGATGTCATTCCCATGGAGGCGCTCGCGGAGAGTGGTTTCAGATACCCCAAATACCTTGGCAACGAAATAATTATCCCTTGACATTGCAACTTATTTACCTACTAGACGCACGCAAACTCCAATAACTACCCCAATGATCGCTCCAACCACAAGCCCTACAGCTATCCACACGACATAATACTTAATCACTCGTTGTTTAGAGCCGGAATGCCACTCCATCCTCCCGTCTTTCATAGTTATAATAGGCCGTTTCCCCCGCAGATCACGAGGCTCTTCCAGATCCATGGAATGTGTTATATGTGTGCTCTCGTGAGCTTGCTCCGTTCTCGTTGTCTCCATGATGTCAAGGCAGTGCTAATCTGGTCTTGATCATAGTTTTCTATCTTGTTGGTTGTCAATAACTGTCTTTTTGAGCCTCAAGGAATTTGCTCTGTATTGAAACTGACATGCTTTCTTGAGTGTGAAATTTGATGCTGTTTTGAAAAGCGTGCCTGGATCCTGGAAGGTAGGCGATTCGAAAAATTCCTTCAGAACTAAGTCGGTAGTATGTTACCTTAAATAAATCACAACATCTTAGTATGATTATAGGGCCATATTTCTGCGTCCTGCGTACCTTACTCACTTGGTTTAAATATTATAGCTGTTGCTTAGATCAAGGTATTGCAAGGGGAAGGGGGCGACTTCTATGTAGCAGAGACCCTTGCTGTCTCTGGATCCCAGCGGGGCGGTGGTTGGACCCAAGTATGATGTGTACAGTAATTCACAGGAGTCTATGATAGATCGCTAAAATAGTTAAGCCGCTAGTTAATCATAAATTATTGTTACAAATAAGATATGCAAGGCAGGACCCGTGGACGCCCATTGCAAGATGCGACCTACTGGAAGTTTATGGCCCCAACAGTGTGGAGCTTCGGGGGCAATGGACCATGTCTCACATTCGCTTTGAATATGGACTTGGAATAAAAAGCGCAAGTCTTCGGAAATGCGGCACAACAAATAGTTATACCGTAC from Aspergillus chevalieri M1 DNA, chromosome 2, nearly complete sequence includes:
- a CDS encoding ankyrin repeat domain-containing protein (COG:M;~EggNog:ENOG410PRDD;~InterPro:IPR002110,IPR036770,IPR020683;~PFAM:PF13637,PF12796;~go_function: GO:0005515 - protein binding [Evidence IEA]), which codes for MPRSPLQSEDESACRVSSEAWEQRLLEAEVLDQTRSIMDGWRAEESSLEPDLDSLCFYESLVAAFHLGDVPLVKYFLEEGVQITYTLSRDALSGAVPENKRPEIPESLYRHGWDLNQKSPWRFTILSDSVKNKGAVRWLLDHGADSNPITPIYCVPISIAAKDASLDTIKLLLERGADPTRSIALRYAIMRDDEHWKTVIETLLDHGCGINDSNSFGISHRGRPRIDPGTVLHSAALWNRHHMIPFLLEKGADPLKVTETGLTPAQYALENGSEEAASILAEKERQSNARQGEV